One window of the Labilibaculum sp. genome contains the following:
- a CDS encoding isoprenyl transferase encodes MSFKDKIVKEKLPTHLAIIMDGNGRWAKMRGEHRIVGHQNGVEAVRQTVEAAGELGISYLTLYAFSTENWNRPQDEVLGLMSLLVEAIENETPTLMKNNVRLQAIGDLASLPIEVREKLQGTISNTSGNSGLTLVLALSYSSRWEIVNAVKNIASLVQNGEISLDEINSDLFSNQLTTKGIPDPELLIRTSGESRISNFLLWQIAYSELYFTELFWPDFNKEELYKALFDYQNRERRFGKISEQIKDK; translated from the coding sequence ATGTCATTTAAAGATAAAATAGTAAAGGAAAAGCTGCCTACTCATCTTGCCATTATTATGGATGGGAATGGGAGATGGGCAAAAATGCGGGGAGAACATCGTATTGTTGGTCATCAGAACGGCGTTGAAGCAGTAAGGCAAACTGTTGAAGCAGCCGGTGAGCTTGGAATTTCTTATTTAACCCTGTATGCATTTTCTACCGAGAATTGGAACCGGCCTCAGGATGAGGTTTTAGGATTAATGTCCTTGTTGGTTGAAGCAATAGAAAATGAGACTCCTACTTTAATGAAGAACAATGTTCGCCTGCAGGCAATTGGCGATTTGGCAAGTTTACCAATTGAAGTAAGGGAGAAATTACAGGGAACAATTTCCAATACATCTGGGAATTCTGGTTTGACTTTGGTTTTAGCCTTAAGTTATAGCTCGAGATGGGAAATTGTGAATGCAGTTAAAAATATTGCAAGTCTGGTTCAAAATGGAGAGATATCTCTGGATGAAATTAATTCGGACTTGTTCTCCAATCAACTTACAACAAAAGGTATTCCTGATCCGGAACTTTTGATAAGGACGAGTGGAGAAAGCAGAATCAGCAATTTTCTTTTATGGCAAATAGCTTATTCTGAATTGTATTTTACTGAATTATTCTGGCCTGATTTTAATAAAGAAGAGCTTTATAAAGCACTTTTTGATTATCAGAACAGAGAGCGTCGGTTTGGTAAGATTAGTGAACAAATTAAAGATAAATAA
- the bamA gene encoding outer membrane protein assembly factor BamA, with product MIKRLTFIFTLFLSFSALAQETDTIYNPVTHYSSPKSYELGGVTVTGVKHLENNVLVQISGLRVGSMIEVPGEKVTNAINKLYKQGLFSDIQITATKEIGNKIYLNIQLQERPRLSLVNYNGTSKSETTKLKERLKLMKGTQVTDYLVTNTKTIVEGYFKEKGFYNTIVSVIQRDDSAEENSVILDVNIDRNNKIKIKNIFVEGNTAFTDKKVKKAIKDSKEKTLRNFLKSSKYIEEKWNEDKLTLIEKYNEKGYRDALVLSDSIEQVSEDRVNIHVKVKEGNQYFFNNIDWVGNTVYTGYWLQRVLQIKKGDVYNQTLLDERLTSDDDAVSNQYLDKGYLFFNVNPVETVIGKDSINLEMRIVEGKQATIDRVNIIGNTKTHEHVARRELYTYPGELFSKSDIIRSVRELAQLGHFDPEAISPDVKPHPESGTVDINYKLEEKANDQIELSGGWGAGMIIGTVGLKFSNFSIRNIFNKEAWSPLPTGDGQTLSIRAQTNGSYYNSYSMSFTEPWLGGKKPTSLSTSIYYSQQTGYSRSYSRNYSYGGMGGNSDQSQKVFGASVGLARRLKWPDNYFSLYNEVSYQNYRLKDWQYYLISDGTSNNFSFTTTLSRSSIDNPLYTRRGSSFSLSVKLTPPFSFFDNVNYGSGNTSDQERYKWIEYHKWVFKGKMYSSLLNSTDKLVLYTGTEFGYLGYYNKDKRSPFEGFEVGGDGMSGYSMYGSDNIGLRGYENGSLTPVSATGRRLGGNIYSKFTAEVRYPLSLSQSATIYALAFAEAGNAWYDFEDFQPFNLKRSAGVGLRIFLPMFGLLGIDYGYGFDEANQTGQNGGQFHFVIGQQF from the coding sequence ATGATTAAAAGATTAACTTTCATTTTTACTCTATTTTTAAGTTTTAGTGCATTAGCACAGGAAACCGATACAATCTACAATCCGGTAACTCATTATTCTTCTCCAAAAAGTTATGAATTGGGTGGCGTTACAGTAACAGGGGTAAAACATTTGGAAAATAATGTTTTGGTGCAAATTTCAGGTCTTCGCGTTGGTTCTATGATTGAAGTTCCTGGTGAAAAGGTGACAAATGCAATTAATAAATTGTATAAACAAGGTCTCTTCTCAGACATTCAAATTACAGCAACTAAGGAAATAGGGAATAAAATTTACCTTAACATTCAACTTCAGGAACGCCCTCGATTGTCTTTGGTAAATTATAATGGAACATCAAAAAGTGAAACAACAAAGCTGAAAGAAAGATTAAAGCTGATGAAAGGAACTCAGGTTACCGATTATCTGGTTACAAACACAAAAACCATAGTTGAAGGATACTTTAAAGAAAAAGGCTTTTACAATACGATTGTTTCTGTTATTCAAAGGGACGATTCAGCAGAGGAAAATAGTGTGATACTTGATGTTAATATTGATAGAAACAACAAAATTAAGATTAAGAATATTTTTGTTGAGGGAAATACAGCGTTTACCGATAAAAAGGTGAAAAAAGCAATCAAGGATTCAAAAGAGAAAACATTAAGAAATTTCTTGAAATCTTCAAAATATATTGAAGAAAAGTGGAATGAAGATAAATTGACTTTAATCGAGAAGTACAACGAAAAAGGTTATCGTGATGCCCTTGTTTTATCGGATAGTATTGAACAGGTATCTGAGGATAGAGTGAATATTCATGTGAAAGTAAAAGAAGGAAATCAGTATTTCTTCAATAATATTGACTGGGTGGGTAACACAGTGTATACAGGTTACTGGTTGCAAAGGGTTTTGCAGATAAAAAAAGGTGATGTTTACAATCAAACTTTACTTGATGAAAGATTAACCAGTGATGATGATGCTGTTAGTAATCAATATCTGGACAAAGGATATTTGTTCTTCAACGTGAATCCAGTAGAGACAGTTATTGGAAAGGATTCGATTAATCTAGAGATGAGAATCGTTGAAGGAAAGCAGGCAACTATAGATAGAGTAAATATTATTGGAAATACAAAAACTCATGAGCATGTTGCTCGTCGGGAGTTGTATACATATCCTGGCGAATTGTTTAGTAAGTCGGATATTATCCGAAGTGTCCGGGAATTGGCTCAGTTAGGTCACTTTGATCCGGAGGCAATAAGTCCGGATGTAAAACCTCACCCAGAAAGTGGAACTGTTGATATTAATTACAAGTTAGAGGAAAAAGCGAATGACCAGATTGAACTTTCCGGAGGATGGGGAGCTGGAATGATTATTGGTACTGTTGGTTTGAAGTTTTCTAATTTTTCAATCAGAAATATTTTCAATAAAGAAGCCTGGAGTCCTCTGCCTACAGGAGACGGACAAACATTGAGTATACGCGCTCAGACAAATGGTTCATACTACAATTCTTATAGTATGTCATTTACGGAGCCTTGGTTAGGTGGTAAAAAACCAACTTCATTAAGCACTTCAATTTATTATTCTCAGCAAACCGGATATAGTCGTTCTTATAGCAGAAACTATAGTTATGGTGGAATGGGTGGCAATTCTGATCAAAGTCAGAAGGTATTTGGAGCAAGTGTAGGTTTGGCACGTCGTTTAAAGTGGCCTGATAATTATTTCTCTTTGTATAATGAAGTTAGCTATCAAAACTATAGATTAAAGGATTGGCAATATTATTTAATCTCTGACGGAACATCCAATAATTTCAGTTTTACAACTACTCTATCAAGGAGTTCTATCGATAATCCGTTATATACCAGAAGAGGTTCTTCATTTTCTTTAAGCGTTAAATTGACACCGCCATTTTCATTTTTCGATAATGTAAATTATGGGAGTGGCAATACCAGCGATCAGGAAAGATACAAATGGATTGAATATCACAAATGGGTATTTAAAGGGAAAATGTATTCTTCGTTGTTGAATAGTACAGATAAATTGGTTTTGTATACCGGCACAGAGTTTGGATATTTGGGGTATTATAATAAAGATAAAAGATCACCTTTTGAAGGATTTGAAGTTGGTGGTGATGGTATGTCCGGATACAGTATGTACGGTAGTGACAACATTGGATTAAGAGGATATGAGAATGGATCTTTAACTCCCGTAAGTGCAACCGGCAGACGATTGGGTGGAAATATTTATTCTAAATTTACTGCAGAGGTTCGGTACCCATTATCTTTAAGTCAGTCTGCAACCATTTATGCCTTGGCATTTGCTGAAGCTGGAAACGCATGGTATGATTTTGAAGATTTTCAACCATTCAATTTGAAGCGTTCTGCTGGTGTTGGCCTTAGAATATTCCTTCCTATGTTTGGATTATTAGGAATTGATTATGGATACGGTTTTGATGAAGCGAATCAGACAGGACAAAACGGTGGTCAATTCCATTTTGTAATTGGTCAACAATTTTAA
- the murI gene encoding glutamate racemase: protein MIKNSQPIGVFDSGYGGLTVLNELLKSLPEYDFIYLGDNARSPYGTRSFDVVYDYTLEAVEQLFSMGCELVILACNTASAKALRTIQQRDLPKINSNRRVLGVIRPSVEEVSKITKSKHIGVMGTVGTIRSNSYPMEIAKLFPDVVVVQEACPMWVPLVENNEIETAGGRYFIKKNIDSLLAKDPLIDSIILGCTHYPLMKSEIQKMLPDHIQLVSQGEIVARSLKDYLFRHPEMDVRCSKNSICEFFTTEFVDSFEEKAGRFLNITLKAQHISY from the coding sequence ATGATAAAAAATAGTCAGCCCATTGGTGTTTTCGATTCAGGATATGGAGGTTTAACCGTATTAAATGAACTGCTTAAGAGCTTACCTGAATATGATTTTATTTATCTGGGAGATAATGCCAGAAGTCCGTATGGTACCCGTTCATTTGATGTTGTATATGACTATACTTTAGAGGCGGTTGAACAACTTTTTTCAATGGGCTGTGAGTTGGTTATACTTGCATGTAATACCGCTTCGGCTAAAGCACTTCGTACCATACAGCAACGCGATTTGCCTAAAATAAATTCCAACAGAAGGGTTTTAGGGGTTATTCGTCCTAGTGTTGAAGAGGTTTCTAAAATAACCAAGTCCAAACATATTGGTGTAATGGGAACCGTAGGCACAATTCGTTCCAATTCTTATCCAATGGAGATTGCTAAATTGTTCCCGGATGTTGTTGTTGTTCAGGAGGCTTGTCCAATGTGGGTTCCCTTGGTTGAAAATAATGAGATTGAAACGGCTGGAGGCAGGTATTTCATCAAAAAGAACATTGATAGTTTATTGGCTAAAGACCCTCTTATCGATTCGATAATATTAGGTTGTACTCATTATCCTTTGATGAAATCAGAGATTCAGAAAATGCTTCCTGATCATATACAGTTGGTTTCTCAGGGAGAGATTGTTGCCCGAAGTTTAAAAGATTACCTTTTTAGGCATCCGGAAATGGATGTGAGATGTAGTAAAAATTCAATTTGTGAATTCTTTACAACAGAATTTGTAGATAGTTTTGAGGAAAAGGCGGGTCGATTTCTTAATATTACTTTAAAGGCTCAGCATATCAGCTATTAA
- a CDS encoding CBS domain-containing protein — MIAKDLISDVVPVLRETDTGIQALNWMEIFRVSHLPIVKGDEFLGLISDNDIYDLNKAEEPIGDQKLSLFSPYVNENHHIYEVIEIISRLKLTVIPVLEDEKTYVGLITLNDLMQYIERIFSVREPGGIVVLELNSVDYSLSEISRIVESNDAKILSLYVTSSTDSRKIELTIKINRTNITSIIQTFLRYDYTIKTTYVREDDMKDMMEDRYNSFMRFLNI; from the coding sequence ATGATAGCAAAAGATTTAATTTCTGATGTTGTTCCGGTATTACGGGAAACCGATACCGGGATTCAAGCTCTTAACTGGATGGAGATTTTCAGAGTTTCTCATTTGCCAATAGTTAAGGGCGATGAGTTTCTGGGCTTAATTTCAGACAATGATATTTACGATTTAAACAAAGCAGAAGAACCTATTGGCGATCAAAAGTTATCCTTGTTTAGTCCTTATGTAAACGAAAATCATCATATCTACGAAGTAATAGAGATTATTTCAAGGCTTAAATTGACTGTGATACCAGTTTTGGAAGATGAGAAAACCTATGTTGGTCTTATAACATTAAACGATTTGATGCAATACATTGAAAGAATTTTTTCCGTTCGTGAACCTGGAGGAATAGTCGTGTTGGAACTTAATTCAGTTGATTATTCTTTAAGTGAAATATCAAGAATTGTAGAGAGTAACGATGCTAAAATTCTCAGTTTATATGTTACTTCATCCACGGATTCAAGAAAAATTGAGTTGACAATTAAAATAAACCGAACAAATATTACTTCGATAATACAAACTTTTTTGCGCTACGATTACACCATAAAAACGACCTATGTTCGTGAAGATGATATGAAAGATATGATGGAGGATCGATACAATTCGTTCATGAGGTTTCTAAATATCTAA
- a CDS encoding OmpH family outer membrane protein — protein sequence MKRLVLIIGCVCVLIGNLYSQQRYGFVDTEYILDKMPDYKNAQEQLDQISSNWQIEIEKIASEIKDLQAKFRADEVFLSSEMREKREKEIFSMEISAQKLQQKYFGINGDLYKKRQELIKPIQDDIYEAIKEIAKDGTYGMIIDRANGPTIIYSNQKFDLSDKVLYKLGIRTN from the coding sequence ATGAAGCGTTTAGTATTAATAATTGGATGTGTATGTGTATTGATAGGGAATTTGTATTCTCAACAACGTTACGGATTCGTTGATACAGAATATATTCTCGATAAAATGCCGGATTATAAAAATGCTCAGGAACAACTTGATCAGATTTCAAGTAATTGGCAAATAGAAATTGAGAAAATAGCTTCTGAAATAAAAGATTTACAAGCAAAGTTTAGGGCTGATGAGGTGTTCTTATCTTCAGAAATGAGAGAGAAAAGGGAAAAAGAGATTTTTAGTATGGAAATTTCTGCTCAAAAGCTCCAACAAAAGTATTTTGGAATAAACGGAGATCTTTATAAAAAACGTCAGGAATTAATAAAGCCAATTCAGGATGATATTTATGAAGCAATAAAAGAAATTGCAAAAGACGGAACTTATGGTATGATTATTGACCGTGCTAACGGGCCAACAATTATATACAGTAACCAAAAGTTTGATTTAAGTGATAAGGTGCTGTATAAGTTAGGTATTCGAACTAATTAA
- a CDS encoding OmpH family outer membrane protein, producing MRHFLKVTLLAIILSAGSSTFAQTLKFGHIDSNKLLSIMPEKEQAQKQIQAAAAEYDAQIKAMREEYQTLVNAYVEKRETLSEAVRANKEKEIQDLQNRMQTFDGFAQQELQKKQNELLKPIFDKASAAIKAVGAENGFIYVFDISTGVILFNSNNSVDIMPLVKTKLGIL from the coding sequence ATGAGACATTTTTTAAAAGTAACTTTATTAGCCATTATCCTATCTGCAGGTTCAAGTACATTTGCGCAAACCTTAAAATTTGGCCATATCGACTCGAATAAATTACTGTCGATTATGCCTGAAAAAGAGCAGGCACAAAAACAAATTCAAGCTGCGGCAGCAGAGTATGATGCTCAAATTAAAGCCATGAGAGAAGAGTATCAAACTTTGGTAAATGCTTATGTAGAAAAAAGAGAAACTCTTTCAGAGGCTGTTAGAGCAAATAAAGAGAAAGAAATCCAGGATTTGCAAAATCGTATGCAGACATTTGATGGATTTGCTCAGCAAGAACTTCAAAAAAAGCAAAATGAATTATTAAAGCCAATTTTCGATAAAGCTTCAGCTGCAATAAAGGCTGTGGGTGCTGAGAATGGATTCATTTATGTTTTTGATATTAGTACTGGTGTTATCTTGTTCAACTCAAATAACAGTGTTGATATTATGCCATTGGTAAAAACAAAATTAGGAATACTGTAA
- a CDS encoding DUF6089 family protein has protein sequence MYKLILGILFFAIGNSAFSQTKAELGFFGGVSYYMGDINPQKQFYSNSVALGGIYRYNFNSRYSLRAGMLFSGLKAEDKDFNNSYQQARGASFKTDLVDLSLQVEFNFQSFWSPKKTKSQTLVPYLTGGIGYIAPSSTSSSFTIPMGVGVKTNLTGRWTAALEWSFRKSFTDDLDHLDDPNDLNKSSLVHNNDWASFFGVIISYKLFPDNEECHSYDRFVK, from the coding sequence ATGTATAAACTGATATTAGGAATACTGTTTTTTGCGATTGGAAATTCAGCTTTTTCGCAGACAAAAGCAGAGTTGGGCTTCTTTGGAGGAGTCTCCTATTATATGGGTGATATTAATCCTCAAAAGCAGTTTTATTCAAATTCAGTTGCCTTGGGAGGAATTTACCGATATAATTTTAATTCAAGGTACTCTTTAAGAGCAGGCATGCTGTTTTCAGGTTTAAAAGCAGAGGATAAGGATTTTAATAATTCATATCAACAGGCAAGAGGTGCATCATTCAAAACAGATTTAGTTGATCTATCCTTACAGGTAGAATTTAATTTTCAGTCTTTTTGGTCACCTAAAAAAACGAAGAGCCAGACTCTGGTTCCCTACCTTACCGGAGGGATTGGATACATTGCTCCAAGTAGTACAAGCTCTTCATTCACAATTCCAATGGGAGTTGGTGTGAAAACGAACTTAACGGGCAGATGGACGGCCGCTTTGGAATGGAGTTTTAGAAAAAGTTTTACCGATGATCTGGATCATCTCGATGATCCAAATGATCTTAATAAAAGTAGTTTAGTACACAATAACGATTGGGCATCTTTTTTTGGAGTAATAATAAGTTATAAATTGTTCCCCGATAATGAAGAATGTCATTCATACGATCGCTTTGTAAAATAA
- a CDS encoding NAD kinase, with translation MKIALFGKSFNESFTESFIMMFDVFVRHKIEVIIYEPFYDFLIREINFKPPVQTCFHSNKDLDKEVDFFFSIGGDGTFLDAVTFVRDSGIPLVGINSGRLGFMADIAQDEIPQALADIVAGDYSFEERNLLRLETSRNGLFEEFNYALNEFTVHKTDSASMITIHTYLNNEYLNSYWADGLIIATPTGSTAYSLSVGGPILIPNTQNFIISPISPHNLTVRPIVVPNHHEITLRVEGRSDSYLASLDSRSCTFESSIELKIRRADFRIKVLKLKTHSFYGTLRNKLMWGADKRN, from the coding sequence ATGAAAATTGCACTTTTTGGCAAATCATTTAACGAAAGCTTTACCGAAAGCTTTATTATGATGTTTGATGTTTTTGTCAGGCATAAAATAGAAGTAATAATTTATGAGCCTTTTTATGATTTTCTAATCAGGGAAATTAATTTTAAACCTCCTGTTCAGACTTGTTTTCATAGCAATAAGGATTTAGACAAGGAAGTGGATTTCTTCTTTAGTATTGGCGGCGATGGTACTTTTTTGGACGCAGTGACATTCGTGCGTGATTCGGGAATTCCATTGGTTGGTATTAATAGTGGTAGGCTAGGTTTTATGGCCGATATTGCTCAGGATGAAATACCTCAGGCTTTAGCCGATATTGTAGCCGGAGACTATAGTTTTGAGGAGCGGAACTTACTGCGGTTGGAAACATCCCGGAATGGCTTGTTTGAAGAATTTAATTATGCTTTAAACGAATTTACTGTTCATAAAACAGATTCAGCTTCGATGATTACCATTCACACCTATCTGAATAATGAGTATTTAAATTCTTATTGGGCAGATGGTTTAATTATCGCGACACCAACCGGATCAACAGCATATTCGTTAAGTGTTGGTGGACCTATATTAATTCCGAACACTCAAAATTTTATTATTTCACCTATTTCTCCGCACAATCTTACCGTTCGACCGATTGTTGTACCTAATCATCATGAAATAACACTTCGGGTTGAAGGACGAAGTGATAGTTATTTGGCTTCGCTTGATTCTCGCTCCTGTACTTTTGAATCATCAATCGAGCTTAAAATCAGGAGGGCCGATTTTCGGATTAAGGTCTTAAAACTAAAAACTCACAGCTTTTACGGAACCTTGAGAAATAAGCTCATGTGGGGTGCTGATAAACGTAATTAG